In Pseudomonas flavescens, the sequence TCGGTGAGAGCGTCGAGGTGTGCGACGCCACGCTCGACCCACGTTTTCGCTGCAATCCGCTGGTCACCGGCGATCCTGGCATTCGCTATTACGCTGGCGTACCCCTGGCCCTGGATAACGGCATCATCCTTGGCAACCTGTGCGTGATCGACACCGAGCCGCGGCAGCCGATGTCGGCGGGCGACATGGCCATGCTGCAGCAAATGGGGCGCCTGGCCATGAGTCGTCTCAATGAATTGCGTATAGCCGCTTTCACCGATGGCGCCACCGGGCTGTTCAACCACGCCAAGCTGGATGAAGACATCTCCGATGCGCTGAGCAAGGGCGATAGCCCGTTGGCCCTGGCCATCGAGCTGGTTTCGCCAGCGCAGTTGAACGACATGCTCAAATCCCTGGGCTTCCGCTTCCTCACCGACTTCACCCTGGCGGTCAGGGACACCCTGCGTGCCTTGCTGCCCCACGGCTGGGAGCTCTACAAGATCAGCGCGCTGCGTTTTGCCTGCAGCGTGCCGGCCAGCCAGCAGGAGCAGGCCGAGGCCGTGTTCCGGCAACTGGTTGACGCGTTCAGCAAACCCATTCACTGCCAGGGCCTACCGGTGCTGCCGCAGATCGGCGTGGGCGTGCTGCGCCTCAGTGCAGACGAGCTGCCGGCTGACTGGATGCGTCTGATCGTCTGTGCGGCTGACGAGGCGCGCACTTCGGGCCGTGGCTGGGCCTACTACGACCACCAGATGGATGTCGCCCAGCAACGCAGTACCCGTTTGCTCAATGACCTGGCCGACGCGGTGCGCGCCGACGACCAACTGCGCCTGGTGTACCAGCCGCGTGTCGACCTGCATAGCGGCGCCTGCATGTCCGTCGAAGCGTTGCTGCGCTGGACGCATCCGACGCTGGGCGAGATCGGCCCTGCCGAATTCATTCCCTTGGCCGAGAAGACCGTGCTGATCCACGCTGTCAGTTTCTGGGTCATCAACCAGGCGATCACGCAGATCATCACCTGGCGCCAGAGCGGTCTCGATCTCAAGGTCGCCATCAATGTCTCCGCTGCTGATCTCAATAACGATCACCTGGCCGACGAGATTATCCGTCTGCTGGCCCGCCACGAACTGAACGGTTCCTGCCTGGAAGTGGAATTCACCGAGAGCGCGCTGGTCGGGGATCTCTCGGTAGTGATTTCGCAGCTCGAACGTCTCAAGGCGATTGGTGTGGACATCGCCATCGACGACTTCGGCAGCGGCTACAGCAACTGGTCCTACCTGCGCGATATCCCGGCCGACACGGTGAAGCTCGATCGTTCGTTCATGGATGACCTGCGCCCCGGTCAGAAGGACTGGAACATCGTTCGCGCACTGATCAGCCTGGCCACGGAACTGGATCAGCGGGTGGTCGCGGAAGGCATCGAAACCGAGCAAACGCTGCAGATCCTGCGTGAGTGGGGGTGCCAGGAGGCCCAGGGCTACTTTATCTCTCGCCCATTGGAAGCGCCGGCGTTGGTTGCCTGGCTGAATGCGAAAGCGGGTGTTCGTGTCAGCGAGCAGGGAATCGTGATTTGAAGCGCGAGGCCTTGATTGCCCCCCAGGGGAGTGGGGTTTTCAGGTGTGCAAGCTGATAGCATCGACAGGCGCCGCCCAATAACGAGCTCCCGCCATGGCACTCCACCTCTGGTTCACCTTCTTCCTGGCCTATCTGGCCACCACGCTGACGCCTGGGCCGAACGTGCTGCTGGTGGTGCGCAATGCGCTGCGCCATGGGGGCGACGCTGGTCGGCAACCTGACGGCCCAATTGCTGGTCACTACCGGCGTTGCCCTGGGCGTCGGTGCGCTACTGGTTGCCATGCCCACGGCGTTTCTGGCCCTGAAGATCGTCGGTGCCGGCTACCTGATCTACCTGGGGGCACGCCAACTGCTCAGCCGCAGTGCGGGCACCCATGCGCTGACGGTCGCGCACCACAGCCCCGTAGCGAAATGGCGCATCACCGGCGAGGCGTTTCTGGTGTCGGTCAGCAACCCCAAATCGATGATCTTTCTCTGTGCCTTCCTGCCGCAGTTTCTGCAGGCGGATCGTTCCGTGCCGGTGCAATTCGCAGTCATGTACCTGACCATCGCCGCGGTCGTGGTCAGCGTGCATTCGGTGTACTGCTACACCGCGTTTCGCTTCAGCAAACGCCTCGGTGCTGCGTATTGGGTCGCAGCGATCAAGCGTTTGAGCGGGGCGCTGTTTATCGGGCTTGGGGTTCGCCTGCTCTCGGTTCGGGCGTAGCAAGCGCGCGTTCACGTGGGCTGGAAAGCAGAACGCCGACCCTTTCAGGTCGGCGTTCTTTATTGCCAGGCCAAATGATCAGCCTGCTTGGTGCAACATCTAATTTTTCAGCGCTTTATCCGCAGGCTGGCTGTAGGTTTCGGCGCAACTGATGTGATCGCTGCCGTCCCAGCACTCGACGTTCTTCAGGTCCGGCATGTCGTCACGGTGGAACACCGGCTCCACACCTTTGCGGCGCTGTGCGTTGTAGTGGCTGAGCAGACGGGCAGCGATACCGGCCAGCGGCACGATGGCGACCAGGTTGGTCAGTGCCAGCAACGGCATGAACACATCGGCCATCGCCCAGACCACCGACACCTTCGCCACCGAACCGATCAGCACGAAGGCCATCACCAGCACGCGAAACAGGTTCAGGCACAGCTTGTTGCCGAATATGTACTGGATGTTCGACTCGCCGTAGTAGTAATTGCCGATCACCGAGGTGAAGGCGAACAGCAGAATGGCGAAGGTCAGGTAATGAATCGCCCAGCTGCCGAGCTGCTCGGCCAGCGCCCATTGCGTCAGGCTGGCACCCAGGGCGGCATCACCGTAGGCATGGCCCGGGTCGGCCAGGAGGATGATCAGCGCCGTCATGGTGCAGATGACCAGGGTGTCGAAGTACACGCCCAGGGTCTGCACCAGGCCCTGTTTGACCGGGTGCGAGACCGATGCCGTGGCGCTGGCATTGGGCACCGAGCCCATGCCCGCTTCGTTGGAGAACAGGCCACGGCGCACGCCCATCATGATCGCCGCGCCGATGCCGCCACCGGCAATCTCGCGCCAGCCAAAGGCGTGGGCGACGATATCGGCGAATACGGCTGGCACGTCGCCGATGTTGAGGACGATCACCACCAGGCCGATGCCCAGGTACATCACCGCCATCACTGGCACCACGGTCACCGAGACCTTGGAAATGGTCTGCACGCCGCCGAAGATGATCACCCCGGTGAGCAGCGTGAGCGCGATACCGACGCCCCAGGCCAGCGTCTGACTGCCGCCTTCGCCGCCGAACGACGTCTGCATGGCATCGACGATGGAGTTGGCCTGCACCGAGTTGAACACCAGCCCATACGTGATGCTGATCATCACCGCGAACACCACCGCCAGCCAGCGCCAGCCCAGCGCGCGCTGGATGTAGTAGGCCGGGCCACCGTGGTAGCGGTACTGCTTGTCCGACTTGTACAACTGCCCCAGGGTCGACTCCACGAACGATGTCGCGCCGCCTACCAGGGCTACCATCCACATCCAGAACACCGCACCCGGCCCACCGAGGGCGATCGCCGTGGCCACCCCGGCGATATTGCCGGTGCCGACCCGCGACGCGGCGGAAATGGTGAAAGCCTTGAAGGAGGAGATCGCCTCCTTGTCGCCGTGGTTACGTTCGAGAATGACCCGAAACATCTCGGGGATCATCCGCAGCTGCACGCCACGGCACACGTAAGTCAGATAGACGCCGCTGAGCAGCAGCATGGGAATGGCAAGGTAAGTCCAGAGCAGGCCGGAGAAGGCATCGAGCAACGCAGACACAGGCGTCTTCCTTTGGTCGTCTTATTCGAAAGGGCGCGAGGATAGGCCAATACGCCCAAATTCCCAAACCCGATGCCGCTGACGGCAGGCCGATAAGCCCCTTTCCCTTACCCGCAGCGGTACTGCTTAGGGCCGGGAAGGGCGCGATGGTTCAGGTAAACGAAGCGGCGAGGGAGGGGCGTATCCGCTGTGGAGAGCGCTTTATGCGATGAGGTGGTGGACAAGCTTCGCGTTGTCCACCCTACGAAAGTGGGGCGAAGCGGCCTCTGCCTGCAATCGAGCTTTACTGAGCAACCAGCACCTTGTCGAGCAACTCGTAACCCGCTCTGTCGGCGTAGCCTCGGCTGCGGTAGAACCTGCGTGCGGGCTCGTTATCCCGTGACAGTTGCAGCGCGATATTGGTGTAGCCCCGGCGTGCGAACTCGGACTCGGCGACGGTCAGCAGCTCTGCCCCGACTCCGCTTCCGCGCTGTGATGACAGCACGAAGAATTCGTCGATCTCTGCGGTGAGCCCGAGGTATTCGAGGCTGAATACCTGAACGGCGAGTAGATAACCCACTGCGGCACCGTCCACCCGTGCAATCCAGCCAGCCCCCAACTCCGGGGTGGATAGCAGGCGAGTGAGCTGGATGGCGACGCGGGTCTGATCGAAGCCGGTAATGCCCTCGAACTCCCAGTAGCTGGCCACCAGGGGGAGCAGGGCCGGTACGTCGTTTGGGGTCGCTTGCTGTATGCGCATCATGTTCTGGATCAGCCTGCTGATAGTGGCCTGGGAGACTTCGGGAAATACGGCATGACAGGCCGTCAGCCGCGCTGGTTCGTCCGTGGTCCGGGTATCGGCAGGATGATAGCGTCGTATCGGCGTAGTACGCACTCTACTGGGTAGGTTGGTTGCATCGTGACGAGTGCTACCTCGTGCAGTCGATGGCTCCCAAACTACCCGCAGATCCAGGCTCAGGGAATCAGCTTGGCTTCGCGCAGGTGCTCGAATACAGCGAAGGAGGCATCGTTGCTGGCCTGATAGTCGAGGAAGCCCAGCTTACGGCTTTTTTGATCGTTCCCACGCTCTGCGTGGTAATGCATTGGTGGGACGCTCTGCGTCCATGCATCGTTCTCTGAGCTCGCAAATCGTGGCGCGGAGCGCCACAGACTGAATTCCCACGCAGAGCGTGGGAACTATCGCAGGTAGAGCCCAAAGATAACCAACGGGTTCTCAGGGAATCAGCTTGGCGTCGCGCAGGTGCTCGAATACGGCGAAGAAGGCGTCGTCGCTGGCCTGGTAGTCGAGGAAGCCCAGCTTGCGGCTTTTGTGATCGTTCCCACGCTCTGCGTGGTAATGCATTGGTGGGACGCTCTGCGTCCATGCATCGTTCTCTGCGCTCGCAAATCGTGGCGCAGAGCGTCACAGACTGAGTTCCCACGCAGAGCGTGGGAACTATCGCAGGTAGAGCCCAAAGACAATCAACAGGCTCTTAAGGAATCAGCTTGGCGTCGCGCAGGTGCTCGAATACAGCGAAGAAGGCGTCGTCGCTGGCCTGGTAGTCGAGGAAGCCCAGCTTGCGGCTTTTCGACATGTCGGTGACCACTTCGATCGGTCGGCCAAGGTCGGCGTCGGTGTGCCAGGGCGAGATCAGTCGCTCGATTTTCGCTTCGGCGAGGCCGTGCTTGGCGGCAAGCGTATG encodes:
- a CDS encoding LysE family translocator; amino-acid sequence: MRCAMGATLVGNLTAQLLVTTGVALGVGALLVAMPTAFLALKIVGAGYLIYLGARQLLSRSAGTHALTVAHHSPVAKWRITGEAFLVSVSNPKSMIFLCAFLPQFLQADRSVPVQFAVMYLTIAAVVVSVHSVYCYTAFRFSKRLGAAYWVAAIKRLSGALFIGLGVRLLSVRA
- a CDS encoding GNAT family N-acetyltransferase; the protein is MMRIQQATPNDVPALLPLVASYWEFEGITGFDQTRVAIQLTRLLSTPELGAGWIARVDGAAVGYLLAVQVFSLEYLGLTAEIDEFFVLSSQRGSGVGAELLTVAESEFARRGYTNIALQLSRDNEPARRFYRSRGYADRAGYELLDKVLVAQ
- a CDS encoding sensor domain-containing phosphodiesterase; protein product: MLAPNPPLPLNELSRQALLDEHPCLLEQSADPFLDEVVKMAAMYFKTPISLITILDRKRQWFRARVGTELQETPRSDSFCAYSVAIGESVEVCDATLDPRFRCNPLVTGDPGIRYYAGVPLALDNGIILGNLCVIDTEPRQPMSAGDMAMLQQMGRLAMSRLNELRIAAFTDGATGLFNHAKLDEDISDALSKGDSPLALAIELVSPAQLNDMLKSLGFRFLTDFTLAVRDTLRALLPHGWELYKISALRFACSVPASQQEQAEAVFRQLVDAFSKPIHCQGLPVLPQIGVGVLRLSADELPADWMRLIVCAADEARTSGRGWAYYDHQMDVAQQRSTRLLNDLADAVRADDQLRLVYQPRVDLHSGACMSVEALLRWTHPTLGEIGPAEFIPLAEKTVLIHAVSFWVINQAITQIITWRQSGLDLKVAINVSAADLNNDHLADEIIRLLARHELNGSCLEVEFTESALVGDLSVVISQLERLKAIGVDIAIDDFGSGYSNWSYLRDIPADTVKLDRSFMDDLRPGQKDWNIVRALISLATELDQRVVAEGIETEQTLQILREWGCQEAQGYFISRPLEAPALVAWLNAKAGVRVSEQGIVI
- a CDS encoding alanine/glycine:cation symporter family protein, which produces MSALLDAFSGLLWTYLAIPMLLLSGVYLTYVCRGVQLRMIPEMFRVILERNHGDKEAISSFKAFTISAASRVGTGNIAGVATAIALGGPGAVFWMWMVALVGGATSFVESTLGQLYKSDKQYRYHGGPAYYIQRALGWRWLAVVFAVMISITYGLVFNSVQANSIVDAMQTSFGGEGGSQTLAWGVGIALTLLTGVIIFGGVQTISKVSVTVVPVMAVMYLGIGLVVIVLNIGDVPAVFADIVAHAFGWREIAGGGIGAAIMMGVRRGLFSNEAGMGSVPNASATASVSHPVKQGLVQTLGVYFDTLVICTMTALIILLADPGHAYGDAALGASLTQWALAEQLGSWAIHYLTFAILLFAFTSVIGNYYYGESNIQYIFGNKLCLNLFRVLVMAFVLIGSVAKVSVVWAMADVFMPLLALTNLVAIVPLAGIAARLLSHYNAQRRKGVEPVFHRDDMPDLKNVECWDGSDHISCAETYSQPADKALKN